One genomic window of Cannabis sativa cultivar Pink pepper isolate KNU-18-1 chromosome 2, ASM2916894v1, whole genome shotgun sequence includes the following:
- the LOC115720603 gene encoding uncharacterized protein LOC115720603: MACKHVEKLMCTGAKYIRNRRIEAFHSDAILYHSSKESHEELVHLDWYENAFPEMMKLTRLLKNVDLIDGRLVNIRDDSIIIDDRIERKMYNFKSLVRVYIGSPSVQKTVKANMAAVSVGEGEPFVCFSKPSEREPMIVNSLTKVSNILNISAQQRKLIRATISPQVTHHRILIRTLEEVLNGLKPELDYLNNQCPSKGVHLGQQVVSNCLKFLYNTAFSSDPDSTSWMRLVPAKKVQSSCSQKWEDVLEMFNDLIECLKTEDWLLDHVVKLEAMKEGLSQIKDVLIDKSIGYKEARLQESLVQKKLSKILGYPSKCLFTLLLYYLYGHVRDIEVDLCGGFYSSGNDKFCLCMGRILTSDEERMIWSGVRHLDRALELFKFIWETSGNKGILDLQGHLWCVGVESRMITYKGKMFFIHGISL; the protein is encoded by the coding sequence ATGGCCTGTAAACATGTTGAGAAACTCATGTGTACTGGTGCTAAGTATATTAGGAATAGGCGAATTGAAGCTTTTCATTCTGATGCTATACTTTATCACTCTTCAAAGGAATCACATGAAGAACTCGTACACTTAGATTGGTATGAAAATGCATTTCCAGAGATGATGAAATTGACCCGCCTGTTAAAGAATGTGGATTTGATTGATGGAAGACTTGTTAATATCCGTGATGATTCAATCATCATTGATGATCGTATAGAAAGAAAAATGTACAATTTCAAGTCACTTGTTAGAGTCTATATTGGATCTCCATCAGTCCAGAAAACTGTCAAGGCTAACATGGCAGCTGTTTCTGTAGGTGAAGGTGAACCATTTGTCTGTTTCAGTAAACCAAGCGAAAGAGAACCCATGATTGTGAATTCACTCACCAAAGTGAGCAACATCCTAAACATTTCTGCCCAACAAAGGAAGTTGATTCGTGCAACGATCTCCCCTCAAGTTACCCATCATCGCATATTGATAAGGACACTTGAGGAGGTgcttaatggattaaaacccgAGTTGGACTATTTGAATAATCAGTGCCCAAGCAAAGGAGTTCACTTGGGTCAACAGGTAGTTTCCAATTGTCTAAAGTTTTTGTATAACACAGCCTTTTCCTCTGACCCTGATTCTACTTCATGGATGCGGCTTGTGCCTGCCAAGAAGGTTCAATCTTCTTGCTCTCAAAAATGGGAAGATGTTCTTGAGATGTTTAATGACCTTATTGAATGTTTGAAAACTGAAGACTGGCTACTTGATCATGTGGTAAAGCTTGAGGCCATGAAAGAAGGATTATCTCAAATCAAGGATGTTTTGATTGATAAAAGTATTGGATACAAGGAAGCTCGGCTCCAAGAAAGCTTAGTGCAGAAGAAACTTTCTAAAATTTTGGGCTACCCGTCCAAGTGCTTGTTCACACTTCTCTTGTATTATCTTTATGGGCATGTCAGAGATATCGAAGTGGATCTGTGTGGTGGGTTTTATAGTAGTGGGAATGATAAGTTCTGTTTGTGTATGGGAAGGATTCTAACTTCAGATGAGGAAAGGATGATCTGGAGTGGGGTGAGACATTTGGACAGGGCACTTGAGCTTTTCAAGTTCATTTGGGAAACATCAGGAAATAAAGGAATCTTGGATTTGCAAGGCCATCTCTGGTGTGTAGGGGTCGAAAGTAGAATGATTACATACAAAGGAAAAATGTTCTTTATACATGGGATAAGTCTTTGA